TTAAAGGAAAAAGTGGCATTTAAAATATTAGGAGACGGAGCGATGCAGGATCAGGTTGCCAGCTATTCAGGCTTACACCCCGAGTATTTCCGGTATCGCGGATTTGTCAGGGATCCTTTTGACGATAAAGACATGGATATTTTGATAATGCCTTCCCGCAGCGAAGGCTTTCCGATCGTGTTGTTAGAAGCGATGCAGAATGGCGCCTTAATTATAGCGGCAAATGTAGGGGGTATTCCGGAAATAGTCATAAATGGTTATAATGGAATTCTGTGCGGACAAAGTGATGTTAACGCGTATTGTGAAGCAGTAAAAAGATTAATAAGCGACGGCGACTTAAGATATAAGCTGCGGCACAACGCAATAGACACAATGAGGAACAAATTTTCTTTTGAGATAGCGAAAGAAAAATATTTAAGTCTTTTGGATCAGCTGGAAAAATGACAGGGGATCCCATATGAATGATATGAAACGGACAGAAAAAGGCAGCTCCATATGTTAATGGTCTTCCCGTTTATATTCTGTATTTTGGCGTTTCTCGGCTTTATCAAGCTCTTATCGGATAATAGTAAAGGTTTTTATACCGTCTTGCGGGAGGCTTTTATTTGGACTGCTCTCATGGCGGGGCTAACGGCGACTTTGATCATTGAGATCCTGAGCATCTTTAAAGCTATTGTTCCGATTTACGTCTCAATATCATGGTTGGGCGCATCAATAGCCGCAGGAATAGCGCTTTTTTCGATGCGTCATCGGAGATCCCCCGGGGCTTGTTCAAGGCCGTCTTTAGATCCCTTTGATAAGTCATTGATAGGCACGATTGTTTTCGTTATTGCCTTGACGTTTGTCATCGCTTTGCTAGCCCCGCCGAATAATTCTGATGCCATGACCTATCATATGGCCCGGGTAGCTCATTGGGCGCAGAACCATAGCGTGCTTAACTATCCTACTCATACATTGCGTCAGTTATACATGTCCCCGGGCGCAGAATTTATTATCTTGAATTTTCAGGTTTTATTGAGGAATGATTATTTGGCCAATTTTGTCCAGTGGTTTGCAATGATAGGAAGCATTATCGCAGTTACTCTGCTTGTTAAATTAATGAAGGGCGGCATAAAAGCTCAGATAATTTCCGGTTTTGTCGTGTCCACGATACCAATGGGTATTATGCAGTCCACCAGCACCCAAACCGATTATCTGACCGCTTTCTGGCTTTTATGCCTGGCATTATTTGTTGTCAGATCGAACCATGAAAACGGTCCTCTGAATGTTATCGGCGCGGGAGTTGCTTTAGGCCTGGCGGTGCTTACTAAGCCAACGGCCTGCTTTTTTGCCGCGCCTTTTGTTCTATGGTTGTTTGTCATTTGGTTCAGGAGGGACATGAAGAATTCCTGGAAGACATTTTTACTTGTATTTTTGACCGCGGTATTATTAAACTCAGGTTTCTTTTTGAGGAATGTGGCGCTTTTTCACGCTCCTTTCGGGCCTCATGATGACTATACTCAGAGCGAGATACACTCGCCTCGCAATATAGCGTCAAATATTGTGAAGTATTTTTCTTTGAATTTGAACACCCCTTCCAGTGCGGTAAACAGGCTGATCTATACGGCCATCGCTGATCTTCATCACTTATCTAAAGTTGATATCAATGACCGGAGGACTTCAGCATTTGCAAACTATTCAGTTGAAACCTACATTCCCCATGAGGATCTTGTGGGTAATCCCATGCATTTATTATTGATCATTATTTGCGGGTTGGCTCTTTTCAGTAAAAATATCAGCAGGGGAAATAAAGAATTGCTGTATTATTTTTCTTCGGTAGCCGCGGGTTTTTTGCTGTTTTTTGTGTTCATCAAATACCAGCCGTGGCTTAACCGTTTGATGCTGCCTGTTTTTCTATTGTTCTCCCCGATTACGGGAATAGCAATGAAAAGGATATTTTCCAGAGCGGCCCTGATATTATTTCTACTGATTTTATTTTTTGTGGCAGTCCCGCCGTTAGTGTTCAATATTAAAAAACCTTTGGCAATCCCTCCGTTCGTGCCTGACAGATATAAATATTCGCTTTTTACCCGGTCAAGGCAATATTTTTATTTTGCCGCCAAGCCGGAAACATATCAATGCTATAAGAAGATCGCTGAGACAATTAAAAGGCGCAACTATTCGCAGATCGGAATGGAAGAGTTTAGCAAGGAATATGAATATCCGTTGTGGATCGTTCTTGAGGGCAACGGCAGAAAATTCCGCATGGAACATGTGGGGGTCACGAATATTTCAAGATCTATCCCCGCTGATTTTACGCCTTCTGTAATTATATGTATCGGATCAGACCCGAAAATCTCTCAAAAATATGCAAAAAAGTTTAAATATAGAGAAGTAATCGGCTATGACAGCTTTGGTTCGCTGGTTATGCTGTACGGTCAATAGTTAACTCTGTCCGGATATGATAAAATATATTCCATGACCGATGAAAGAAAGGAACAAACTGATTTGCCGGAACATAACAGAGAAACCGGTCTTTCGCTTTCAGTGTTGATGCCGGTATACAATGAAAAATCCACGATATCAGAATGTATCGCAAGAGTATTTGCGGTCAAGAGCCCTTATATCTCCAGGATCGAGGTCATTACGGTTGACGACGGATCTACCGATGGTACGAGAGATATTTTGCGCGAACTTCAAAAAAAGCACCCCGGGCAATTGATCTATATTGAGCATGAAAGAAATCAAGGAAAAGGCGCGGCGATCCGGACTGCCATTGACAGGGCAGGGAATGATATCTGCATTATTCAGGATGCGGACCTGGAATATGACCCTAATGATTATCACAAGATAATGGCCCCTTTTGTCAAAGAAAATGCCGATGCGGTTTTTGGCTCCAGGTTCTTAACCGGGGATTATAAACGCCTTCTGAATTACAGGCACGCGGTCATAAACCGTTTTTTAACTTTTCTGACCAATGTCGTGACAAATATCAATTTTACGGATATGGAAACATGCTATAAAGCTGTACGCACCGAACTTCTAAAATCCATACCGATCAGAGCAAATTGTTTCGATCTCGAACCGGAAATATCGATCAAGCTTGCCAAAAGAGGCGCACATATATTCGAGGTGCCCATAAGTTACAGCGGACGGACAAGCGCGGAGGGTAAAAAGATCGGCTGGAAAGACGGTCTTATGGCGCTGAGAACACTGCTTAAATACAGTTTTGTGAATGACAGCAGCAAGAACGGCCCTAAAGCGGGTAAAAAGACATAAGGAGCTTATCAAAGTGAGAATATGTGTGATCGGAGTCGGTTATGTGGGATTGGTGACCGCCGCATGTCTGGCGGACCTGGGCAATGAAGTAGTATGTGTCGACAGCAACAAAAAGAAGATAAGCGCTTTAAAAAAAGGCAGAGTCCCGTTTTATGAGCCGGGGCTGAAAGAATTGGTCGTTCATAATTTAAAAAATAAAAGACTCGCATTTACGGGCGATCTGACGCTCACGGTGAATAAAGCGGAGATAATATTTATCGCGGTCGGTACACCGCCAAAAGCCACGGGTGAAGCGGATGTGACGGCCGTTATCCAGGTGACAAAAGGTATTGCGCGGGCCATAAAAAGCAAAGGCATAAAAGTCCGCAAAAGCAGCCTGGGCTATAAACTTATTGTGAATAAAAGCACTGTCCCTGTCGGGATGGGGGACCTGGTCACAGAGACGCTCTTAAAATACGGTATTCCGAAAAAAAGTTTCGCAGTCGTCTCAAACCCGGAATTCCTGCGCGAAGGCTCAGCGCTTTCAGATTTCCGGTCGCCCGACCGTTTAGTGATCGGAGCCTCCAATAATAAAGCTTTCAATTTGATCACCGATCTTTACCGCCCTTTGAACGCGCATATCATTTTTACCAGTATTAAGAACGCGGAGCTTATAAAATATGCTTCGAACGCGTTCCTTGCAACAAAGATATCTTTTATCAATGAAATGGCGAATATCTGTGAAAGGCTGGGAGCCGATATTATCGAGGTCGCATTTGGCATGGGGCTGGACAAACGGATCGGAAGAGGTTTTTTGAACGCCGGCGTCGGGTTCGGAGGCTCATGCTTTCCTAAAGATATTTCCGCATTGATACATCTTGCCAAGAGCCATGGTTATGAGCCGGTTATACTGAAGTCCACTAACGAATTTAACCGCAGCCAGAGAGAAGCCTTTGTCAGTAAGGTTGAAAAAAAATTGAAGGGCCTGAAAAATAAAACAATTGGTGTTTTGGGCTTATCGTTTAAACCGCAGACAGACGATCTGAGGGATGCCCCCTCCCTTGATATTATTGCCGGACTGCGGGGAAAGGGGGCCAAGGTCAAAGTTTATGATCCGATAGCCATGAACGCGGCAAAAAATATTCTGCGCGAGGTAACATTCTGCAAAAATGCCTATCAGGCTGCCGAGGGAAGCCACGCCCTGCTTATTATAACCGAATGGGACGAGTTCAAGGAACTGGACCTTAGCAGGATAAAAACTTCGATGAAAATGCCGGTCCTTATCGACGGAAGAAATATTTATGACCCCCGGCGCATGAGGGAGATGGGCTTTCAATATACAGGCACAGGAAGATGACAAGATTTTTGCTGACCGGCGGGGCCGGATTTATCGGGTCGCATCTGTCCGATTTTCTCCTGCAGCAAGGCCATCATGTTATTTGCATTGACAATCTTATTACCGGCGACCCGGCGAATATAGAGCACAACATTAAAAATGAGCGTTTTAGTTTCATCCGGCAGGATATCTGCCGGCAGATCAAGATAGACGGTTGTATAGACTGCGTACTTCATTTTGCCTCGCCGGCAAGCCCCATAGATTATTTAAAGATCCCTCTTGAGACAATGCGGGCAGGCTCGATCGGCACATTTAATACTTTGGATCTCGCGCAACAAAAGAACGCGAAATATCTTTTTGCGTCAACTTCTGAGATATACGGGGACCCGTTGGAACATCCGCAAACCGAGAGTTACTTTGGGAATGTCAATTCGGTCGGTCCCCGGGCAGTTTACGATGAGGCGAAAAGATTTTCCGAAGCGCTGACGATGGCTTATCACCGCGCCCATAATGTGGACACCCGGATCATCCGTATCTTTAACACTTACGGGCCGCGTATGCGGAAAGCGGACGGGAGGGTCATCCCCAATTTTATTAATCAGGCATTAAGTGATGAGCCGCTGACCGTCTACGGTGAAGGAAAACAGACGAGAAGCTTTTGCTATGTTTCCGATCTTGTCGCCGGGATATATAAACTGGTAAATTCGGCCGTGCATGAGCCCGTGAACATGGGAAATCCCAATGAAACCACAGTGATCGATGCGGCGAAAAAGATCATTAAACTGACAGGAAGTAAAAGCAAGATAGTTTATTGTCCGATGCCGGTCGATGACCCCAAAGTCAGGCGTCCGGATATCAGCAGAGCGGTGAAAGAACTGGGCTGGCAGCCGGCAGTCGATTTTGAGGAAGGCCTTATAAAAACCATCAAGTGGTTTAAATGAAGGTATCAATAAAAAAAATATTCATAGTACTGTTCTTTCTTTCTTACCTTTTTTATGTTCTTTCAAGCGCATTCTATTTAAAAGCGCATTTTCAGTGGCTTTATTTAGCGAAACACATTATGATCGCAATGATATGTGTTGTCGGGATGTTCACCTTCAGCAAAGTCATCAATAAAAGGCACTTGCTTCTCTTTATGGTGTTTCTTCCCGTGTTTATTCCATTCTTGTTCTTTAACTGGACCGGATGGGTTATGGCTTTTCAGAATATTATCTTTTTTGCCGCGGCTGTGATAATAAGTAAATACTGGACAAAAAGGGATACATTCTCCATAATAATCCTCTTTCTTGCTGTCTCGATGATCCCTGTATTCATAGATCTGTTATTTAACGCCGCGGGGTTCATATATAACACTTGGTACGGCAGACCGAGACTATTGCTCGGGTATTTTCACCCCAAAGAAGCAAGTATCGCACTTTTGATCCCGATACTTCTGGCGCGGTTCTTCATAACAGATAAAAAGATCAAATATCAGTTCGTCATTTTTTTCGATCTGCCGGTATTGGTCCTGCTCTATTTTGTTTCTTCAAGGAATACTTTGTTCTTTTATGCTAATTTCCTGCTGCTTTCTTTTCTGCTAAAACGGATAAAGTTTGTTCCGACCATTATCTTATACGGCCTTACATATATCGGAATACCTCTGCTTTTCCTGGCCCAATATTATGAAGAGATAAATCTGTGGCTAAGCAAACGCCTGAGTATTTGGATGACAGGGAATATATCTTTTTTTGGATCAGGGATGGCAATGGCATCCATAGCGGAGTACGGTGTGTTTTCCAAATTCCGCATAGATAATTTTTACCTTGACTACCTTATAGAGAACGGAGTAATCCCTTTTGTTTTTCTGATCACCGTGCTTTTTCTGATAATATTAAAACTGCGCAGCACAAAGATCAGGGGGGTGTATGTTAACGCGGTGTACATACCGTTCTTGATCAGCTGTGTATTCGACTCGGGGATGTTCTCGAGCGGGAATTTTCTCAATTTGTTCGTCTGGTCATTTGTGGCGGCCGGCCTGTGTTTTAAGAGCGAGTCGTTTGATACGGTGAAAAATGAAACAGCTGGTCCTGGATAATATAATATTCGGCCTGCAGAGATCGGGAGGCATAAGCAGATATTGGCAAGAGATCTTAGATCGTCTTATTGCGGACGATGAGTTTGCTGATCTTTCCTTCCTGGAACCGGCGCATGCAGGGGGCAACATATTCAGGCGGAAGACAGTTATCCCGGAAGAAAAAAAACGGCATCAATTGCCCATACCTTCAATAGCCATGCAATTCTTGCCCGTGAGATTGGATGCCCCGGCTGTTTTTCATTCCAGTTACTTCAGGTATGCTATTGGCAGAGAGGTCAATAATATAGTAACAGTATACGATTGCATCTATGAGCGGTTTAGAGGGAGCTCTATGGCAGCTTTTCTCCACAAGATAAGAACGAGAGCCCTGAGGCATGCTGACATTGTGATCTGCATTTCAAAAAGCACGGCGAATGACGTGATGAAATATTATCCGTATGTCAGCAAAGATAAGATCAGAGTCATCAGTTTGGCGGCAGGCGATGAGTTTTATAAGATGAAAGCAATTCCGGATAAAATTATTATTAACGGGCAAAGTATCATTAAGAATTCATATCTTTTGTATGTCGGAAAACGAGACGGCTATAAAAACTTTTCCGTGCTTATCAAGGCAATGGGGATATTAAAGAAAAAGGATTTGTCTTTGCCATGCGTCTTTGTTGTCGGCGGTGAACGGCAATTGCTTTCGAAACACACATCATTGATAAAAGAGCATGGTGTCGGAGATAAAGTTATCAGGACCTCCACTTGTGATGCGGCGGAATTAAATTTGTATTATAACTGCGCAAAGGCATATATTTGCACATCTTTGTATGAAGGGTTTGGGCTGCCTGTCCTGGAAGCATTTAAGGCGGGATGTCCTGTTATAACGGCAAACAATTCTTCTCTCGGGGAAGTAGCAGGGGACGCGGCACTGTTCTTTGATGCCGGGGATCCCGACAGCCTTGCCAGGCAGATCGAAAGTATATGTAATAACGTCCTAGCGGACAAATTCCGAAAAGCCGGGATTGAAAGAGCAAAATCGTTTTCCTGGGGCAATGCATACAGGGAAACAAAACAGGTTTACCTTTCACTGCTTTAGAAAGGAAGTTAAATTATGAAAAATCCTAAAATCTCAATAGTGACCGTAGTATTCAACAACAAAGAAATGATCGCTTCGGCTGTCGATTCGGTGCTGTCACAAACATATAGAAACATCGAATACATTATTGTTGACGGCGGCTCAACTGACGGAACTGCCGGGATAATAAAAAGTTACGGAAAAAAAATAGGAAAATATATTTCCGAGCCCGACAAAGGGATCTATGATGCCATGAATAAAGGCATTAAACTTGCCACAGGTGATATTGTCGGCGTTCTGAATTCGGATGACATGTTCTATGATAAGTTCGTTGTGGAAGATATCGCCAAGACGTTTGTGGAAAACGATGCGGATTGCGTGTACGGAGACCTTGTGTATGTCGACAGGAATGACGTCAATAAGGTGACGCGCAGATGGGATTCGTGCGCCTTCAAGAGCGGATTGTTTGAAAAAAGCTGGACGCCGGCCCATCCTACGTTCTATTGTAAAAGAGAACTCTTTGAAAGGCTGGGGTATTACAGGCTTGATTTTAAGATAGCAGCCGATGTTGATCTGATGTTCAGGTTCCTGGAGATCGCGGGGATCAGCTCGCGTTATATCCCGCGCATGATGGTGAAGATGAGGGATTGCGGCGTAAGTAACACAGGCCTGTCGAGTGCAATTACGATAACCAAAGAAATGCGTCAGGTTTTCATGGAGAACGGCAGAAGATTTAATCTTTTGAGCTATCTTTTTCATAAGGCCTTGAAGATAAGGCAGAAGATATTGAAATGAAACAAGTTCTGGTAACAGGAGCGGGAGGATTTATCGGAACCCAGCTGGTAATGGAGATGATACGGCAGGGAATAGACCCGATATGTTCGGAAAAGGACGACGGGGCAAGGCAGAGACTTGCGGATATCGGCGTTAAGAACTTCTGCCGGAATATTCAGGACCTGGGATATTTGGATGCCGTGATCCACCTTGCCGGCAGGGTTCACCAAATGAAGGAAAGGTCGCAATATCCGGAGCGGGAATATGAAAAGGATAATATCGGCCTTGCCGTCGACGTGGCGCAAAAGTCCATACTTAAAGGCGCAAAAAAGATCATCTTTGCAAGTACCGTTAAGGTATATGGTGAAAGGCCGGGACATTATACAGAGAAGGATCCGTCCGTTCCGGAAGAACCTTACGGGGCGTCGAAATCGATCGCCGAGTCAAAACTGACCGAGCTCGTGAACAGCTCTGAAAATGCCCGCCTGGTCATAATGCGATTTCCCATGGTATTCGGGCCGGGGAACAAGGGGAATATGCTCCCGCTTCTTCGGGCCGCTTCAAAAAAATTATTCCTTCCTCTGGGAGCGTCAGTGGGAAAAAGGAGCGTTCTTTATGTAGGCAATCTTGTCTTGGCCCTGTTGCGGGCCCTGGAGCATGACGTTGCGGAGAAGGTCAGTGTATACAATATAAAAGATGCGGACGTTTCGTCCGGCGAGCTTTACTGCGCGATAACCAGGGCGATGGGTTATGGTGAAAGATTATTGTACGTTCCGGAAGGCGTATTTAATGCAGCATCCGCCATATTTCCTGCGGTAAAGAAATTCAAAAAAAGGCTTTTCGATGAGTTCGTCTTTGATGACAGCAAATTCATAGAAACATACGGCTGGCGGCCAAAATTCACCTTTGATGAGTCGATAAGAAATACTGTTGAATGGTTCCGCAACCCATGATCATTCCAAACGATCTTCGGTCAGATTAACCTTTTGATCCAAGCTTCTTTCGGAATGTTATAATAATATAAACCTTATGAAAGTACTTATCACAGGAATCACGGGTTTTGTCGGCAGTCATCTGGCCGAACATCTCCTGGCTGAAGGAATGGAGGTTTTTGGGGCGGCAAGGTGGCGGAGCAGCAAAGACAATATCGAGAATATAAAGGATAAGATCAAACTCCTTGAATGCGACATAAACGATGCGTTTTCCGTAAAGCAGATGCTAATAGATATTAAGCCAGACCAGGTTTATCATCTGGCGGGGCAGAGCTCGGTAGCGGCTTCTTGGAACAGCCCGGCAGAAACAATAAATACTAATGTAATAGGTCAGATAAATATTCTGGAAGCGGTCCGCATGTTAAAGCCGGACACGCAGCTCCATATTGCCGGAAGCAGTGAGGAATACGGCCTTGTAACGGAAAAAGATATCCCCATAAATGAAGACGTTCAGCTCAGGCCTCTTTCGCCGTATTCGGTCAGTAAAGTCGCCCAGGACCTTTTGGGCTACCAGTATTTTAAGAGTTATGGCATGAAGATCATCCGGACCAGGGCGTTTAACCATACGGGGCCCAGGCATTCGGATATTTTTGTGACCTCTAATTTTGCCAGGCAGATCGCCCTGATAGAAAAAGGCAGACAAGAGCCGGTAGTAAAAGCAGGCAACCTTGAGGCGCGAAGAGATTATACTGATGTAAGAGATATTGCAAAAGCGTACCGGCTCGCCCTGCAAAAGGGGGACATGGGGGAAGTATATAATATATGTTCGGGAAAGGCCGTCAGCATCAGGAAAATGCTTGATATTCTTCTGTCTTTCAGCACGAAAAAGATCACCGTTGAAACGGACCCTTCAAGGCTGAGGCCATCGGATATTCCCGTCATGCAGGGGGACTGCGCAAAATTCGTCTCAAAAACCGGCTGGTTGCCTTCGATCCCTCTTGAAAAAACGTTAAAAGACACATTTGATTATTGGATCGGTGAGATAGAAAGGCAACATATATGAAAAAAGCGCTGATAACGGGAATAACAGGGCAGGACGGGTCGTATCTCGCGGAACTTCTTTTGGAAAAAGGGTATGAAGTCCACGGAACGCTAAGAAGGTCCTCGAGTTTTAATACCGAAAGAATAGATCATATATTCGACAAGATAAAGACCTACCACAGCGATCTGACGGATTCTTCAAGCCTGAACCGCCTTATAGAAAATACCCAGCCGGATGAAATTTACAATTTGGGCGCGCAGTCGCATGTTAAAGTGTCTTTTGAAGTGCCGGAATATACTGCAGAGACAGATGCTATCGGCACTTTGCGCCTTTTGGACGCGATCAGAGAAACAAAGATAAAAACAAGGTTTTATCAGGCTTCCACCAGCGAGATGTTCGGCGGCCTGCCTGAAACTGTTCCTCAGAACGAAAAAACACCTTTTCACCCGAGAAGCCCTTACGGCGTGGCCAAGCTTTACGCTCACTGGATAACGGTCAATTACAGGGAGGCGTACGGTCTTTTTTCATGCAGCGGAATATCGTTCAACCATGAGTCCCCGAGAAGAGGCAAAACTTTTATCACGAGAAAGATCTCCATCGGGGCGGCAAAGATAAAGCTGGGCCTCTCGGACAAGATAAAGCTCGGCAATCTTGACGCGAAAAGAGACTGGGGATACGCGCCTGATTATGTTAAGGCCATGCACTTGATGCTTCAGGCAAAAGTGCCGGATGATTATGTTGTCGCAACGGGGCAGTCGCACAGTGTGAGGGAGTTTTGCGAAAAAGCATTTCTTGAGACAGGCGTTGAACTTGAGTGGAAGGGCAAGGGGACCGACGAAAAGGGGCTTGACAAGAAAACAGGTAAAATCTTGATCGAGATAGATCCGCGCTATTTCAGGCCGGCGGAAGTCGAATACTTGCAGGGGGACCCTTCAAAAGCGAAGTCGAAACTGGGATGGAGCCCTGAAGTGACTTTTGATGAGCTTGTAAAAATA
This sequence is a window from Candidatus Saganbacteria bacterium. Protein-coding genes within it:
- a CDS encoding glycosyltransferase family 39 protein, with product MANFVQWFAMIGSIIAVTLLVKLMKGGIKAQIISGFVVSTIPMGIMQSTSTQTDYLTAFWLLCLALFVVRSNHENGPLNVIGAGVALGLAVLTKPTACFFAAPFVLWLFVIWFRRDMKNSWKTFLLVFLTAVLLNSGFFLRNVALFHAPFGPHDDYTQSEIHSPRNIASNIVKYFSLNLNTPSSAVNRLIYTAIADLHHLSKVDINDRRTSAFANYSVETYIPHEDLVGNPMHLLLIIICGLALFSKNISRGNKELLYYFSSVAAGFLLFFVFIKYQPWLNRLMLPVFLLFSPITGIAMKRIFSRAALILFLLILFFVAVPPLVFNIKKPLAIPPFVPDRYKYSLFTRSRQYFYFAAKPETYQCYKKIAETIKRRNYSQIGMEEFSKEYEYPLWIVLEGNGRKFRMEHVGVTNISRSIPADFTPSVIICIGSDPKISQKYAKKFKYREVIGYDSFGSLVMLYGQ
- a CDS encoding glycosyltransferase family 2 protein gives rise to the protein MTDERKEQTDLPEHNRETGLSLSVLMPVYNEKSTISECIARVFAVKSPYISRIEVITVDDGSTDGTRDILRELQKKHPGQLIYIEHERNQGKGAAIRTAIDRAGNDICIIQDADLEYDPNDYHKIMAPFVKENADAVFGSRFLTGDYKRLLNYRHAVINRFLTFLTNVVTNINFTDMETCYKAVRTELLKSIPIRANCFDLEPEISIKLAKRGAHIFEVPISYSGRTSAEGKKIGWKDGLMALRTLLKYSFVNDSSKNGPKAGKKT
- a CDS encoding UDP-glucose/GDP-mannose dehydrogenase family protein — its product is MRICVIGVGYVGLVTAACLADLGNEVVCVDSNKKKISALKKGRVPFYEPGLKELVVHNLKNKRLAFTGDLTLTVNKAEIIFIAVGTPPKATGEADVTAVIQVTKGIARAIKSKGIKVRKSSLGYKLIVNKSTVPVGMGDLVTETLLKYGIPKKSFAVVSNPEFLREGSALSDFRSPDRLVIGASNNKAFNLITDLYRPLNAHIIFTSIKNAELIKYASNAFLATKISFINEMANICERLGADIIEVAFGMGLDKRIGRGFLNAGVGFGGSCFPKDISALIHLAKSHGYEPVILKSTNEFNRSQREAFVSKVEKKLKGLKNKTIGVLGLSFKPQTDDLRDAPSLDIIAGLRGKGAKVKVYDPIAMNAAKNILREVTFCKNAYQAAEGSHALLIITEWDEFKELDLSRIKTSMKMPVLIDGRNIYDPRRMREMGFQYTGTGR
- a CDS encoding SDR family oxidoreductase; the encoded protein is MTRFLLTGGAGFIGSHLSDFLLQQGHHVICIDNLITGDPANIEHNIKNERFSFIRQDICRQIKIDGCIDCVLHFASPASPIDYLKIPLETMRAGSIGTFNTLDLAQQKNAKYLFASTSEIYGDPLEHPQTESYFGNVNSVGPRAVYDEAKRFSEALTMAYHRAHNVDTRIIRIFNTYGPRMRKADGRVIPNFINQALSDEPLTVYGEGKQTRSFCYVSDLVAGIYKLVNSAVHEPVNMGNPNETTVIDAAKKIIKLTGSKSKIVYCPMPVDDPKVRRPDISRAVKELGWQPAVDFEEGLIKTIKWFK
- a CDS encoding glycosyltransferase family 1 protein, whose product is MKQLVLDNIIFGLQRSGGISRYWQEILDRLIADDEFADLSFLEPAHAGGNIFRRKTVIPEEKKRHQLPIPSIAMQFLPVRLDAPAVFHSSYFRYAIGREVNNIVTVYDCIYERFRGSSMAAFLHKIRTRALRHADIVICISKSTANDVMKYYPYVSKDKIRVISLAAGDEFYKMKAIPDKIIINGQSIIKNSYLLYVGKRDGYKNFSVLIKAMGILKKKDLSLPCVFVVGGERQLLSKHTSLIKEHGVGDKVIRTSTCDAAELNLYYNCAKAYICTSLYEGFGLPVLEAFKAGCPVITANNSSLGEVAGDAALFFDAGDPDSLARQIESICNNVLADKFRKAGIERAKSFSWGNAYRETKQVYLSLL
- a CDS encoding glycosyltransferase family 2 protein, encoding MKNPKISIVTVVFNNKEMIASAVDSVLSQTYRNIEYIIVDGGSTDGTAGIIKSYGKKIGKYISEPDKGIYDAMNKGIKLATGDIVGVLNSDDMFYDKFVVEDIAKTFVENDADCVYGDLVYVDRNDVNKVTRRWDSCAFKSGLFEKSWTPAHPTFYCKRELFERLGYYRLDFKIAADVDLMFRFLEIAGISSRYIPRMMVKMRDCGVSNTGLSSAITITKEMRQVFMENGRRFNLLSYLFHKALKIRQKILK
- a CDS encoding NAD-dependent epimerase/dehydratase family protein translates to MKQVLVTGAGGFIGTQLVMEMIRQGIDPICSEKDDGARQRLADIGVKNFCRNIQDLGYLDAVIHLAGRVHQMKERSQYPEREYEKDNIGLAVDVAQKSILKGAKKIIFASTVKVYGERPGHYTEKDPSVPEEPYGASKSIAESKLTELVNSSENARLVIMRFPMVFGPGNKGNMLPLLRAASKKLFLPLGASVGKRSVLYVGNLVLALLRALEHDVAEKVSVYNIKDADVSSGELYCAITRAMGYGERLLYVPEGVFNAASAIFPAVKKFKKRLFDEFVFDDSKFIETYGWRPKFTFDESIRNTVEWFRNP
- a CDS encoding GDP-mannose 4,6-dehydratase — translated: MKVLITGITGFVGSHLAEHLLAEGMEVFGAARWRSSKDNIENIKDKIKLLECDINDAFSVKQMLIDIKPDQVYHLAGQSSVAASWNSPAETINTNVIGQINILEAVRMLKPDTQLHIAGSSEEYGLVTEKDIPINEDVQLRPLSPYSVSKVAQDLLGYQYFKSYGMKIIRTRAFNHTGPRHSDIFVTSNFARQIALIEKGRQEPVVKAGNLEARRDYTDVRDIAKAYRLALQKGDMGEVYNICSGKAVSIRKMLDILLSFSTKKITVETDPSRLRPSDIPVMQGDCAKFVSKTGWLPSIPLEKTLKDTFDYWIGEIERQHI
- the gmd gene encoding GDP-mannose 4,6-dehydratase is translated as MKKALITGITGQDGSYLAELLLEKGYEVHGTLRRSSSFNTERIDHIFDKIKTYHSDLTDSSSLNRLIENTQPDEIYNLGAQSHVKVSFEVPEYTAETDAIGTLRLLDAIRETKIKTRFYQASTSEMFGGLPETVPQNEKTPFHPRSPYGVAKLYAHWITVNYREAYGLFSCSGISFNHESPRRGKTFITRKISIGAAKIKLGLSDKIKLGNLDAKRDWGYAPDYVKAMHLMLQAKVPDDYVVATGQSHSVREFCEKAFLETGVELEWKGKGTDEKGLDKKTGKILIEIDPRYFRPAEVEYLQGDPSKAKSKLGWSPEVTFDELVKIMVREDLKQLKG